Below is a window of Rhodopseudomonas sp. P2A-2r DNA.
GCGCAACGGCGCTACAGCGGTGCGTCAACGATGTTGATGCGAACCAGCTTCTTGTTGACGAAGGCCTGGATGCCCATGTCGCCCAGTTCGCGGCCATAGCCGGAATTCTTGATGCCGCCGAACGGCAGTTCGGCGTCCGACCAGGAGATATTGTTGATGAACATCATCCCGGTCTCGACCCGGCTCGCGACGCGCTTGCCGCGCTCGATATCCCCCGTGAAGACCGACCCGCCGAGGCCGAAGTCGGAATCGTTGGCCAGCGCAATCGCCGCGTCCTCATCCTTGACCCGGAAGAACATCGCCACCGGACCGAAGAACTCATCGCGAAAGGCCGGATTGGCGGGCGCCACATCGGTCAGGATCGTCGGCTGCATGTAGGCGCCAACGCGATCGACGCGCTTGCCGCCCATCGCCACCTTGGCGCCGTTGGCGACCGCAACGTCGACTTGGCCGAGCAGCTCCACCAGTGCGCCTTCCGACGACATCGGGCCGAGCGTGGTCTTTTCATCCAGCGGATCGCCGGCCTCGAGCGCGCCCAGCGCCAGCTTGAACTTTTCGAGAAACGCATCGGCGACGCTGTCGACGACGATGAAGCGCTTGGCCGCACAACAGGTCTGGCCGGTGTTGTACATGCGGCCCCACAGCGCCCATTTGACGGTATGCTCCATGTCGGCATCGTCGAGCACGATGAAGGCGTCGCTGCCGCCGAGCTCCATCGACGACGGCTTGAGGTTCTGCCCGGCGCGCGCGGCGATGCTGCGGCCGGCCGGCACGCTGCCGGTCAATGCCACGCCCTTGATGCGGCGATCGTCGATGACGCGGTCCGACTGGTCATGGGTGACGAACAGGTTGGTGTAGAGCCCGGCCGGCGCGCCGGCGTCGATCCACAACTGTTCGAAGTCGATGGCGCATTGCGGGACATTGCTCGCATGCTTCACCACCAGCACATTGCCGGCCATCAGATGCGGACCGGCGACGCGAGCGAGTTGATAGCAGGGGAAATTCCACGGCTCCACGCAGAAGATCACGCCGATCGGCGTGCTTTCCATATGGGCCTCGCCGGCGGTCGGATGCAGCGGCTGCGGCGCCAGGAAGCGCTCGGCATTCTCTGCGTAGTAAGACAGGATGCTCGAACTGAACTCGACCTCGCCGCGCGCCTCATGGATGCGCTTGCCCATTTCCAGGGTCAGCGTGCGTGCATAGAGGTCGGCCTTCTCGTGCAGCAGCTCGGCCGCCCTGGCGACAATCACCGCGCGCTCGGCATAGGTCTTGCGCCGCCACATCTCGTAGCACTGCGCGGCCTGTGCCAGTTTCTGCTCGAGCTGCGCGTCCGTCAGCGGTTCGAATGTCCTGAGGACTTTTCCGGTGGCGGGATTGAGACTCTGATAGGCCATGGCTGTTCTCGTTACTGTTGTCGTGCGACTGGGACGCCTGCGCGGCGGGAACCACGCGACACTGTCTTGGCTATCCGGGAGAGAATTGCTGGGGGACGCTTGCTGAACCTCTGATGGCTCTGTCTGGAGCTCGTGCGTCCAGATAATCCGCGCGCTCGCGGCCGTCGTTGTCCCAGATCAACATTCAGGGATCACGACATCGACCGGCGGATCGCGGAACACGCCGCTGAGGGCGATCGCAGGGTTAACCCTACTGTCACAATCGCGTGCGCGCGCCCTCGCCTGCGCGATCGCGCCGCTGCATTCTGGGTTAGGTCAGCTTGCGGAAATCCTGCTTCCGCCGGGAGCCACGCCATGGACGTCAACCGCCGCCATCTGCTCAATGCCTCCGTCGCGGGGTTGACCGCGGGCGCGCTCGCCGCCGCAACGACCGACGCTGCACGCGCGGCGCCGCTGACCTCGACGATGGGCCGCGACGTCACGCAATACGGCGTGCGGCCGAACAGCCCCGACGACCAGACGCGCAACCTGCAGCGCGCCATCGACGACGCCGCGCGCGCGCAGGCGCCGCTGGCGCTGCCGCCCGGGATCTATCGCACCACGTCGCTGAAACTCTCGAACGGATCGCAACTGGTCGGCGTGCGCGGCGCGACCAGACTGGCGTTCAACGGCGGCGCGTCGCTGCTGGAGAGCCAGGGCGCCGATCACATCGGCATCAGCGGCATCACGTTCGACGGCGGCAGCATCAAGCTGCCGGCGCGGCGCGGGCTGCTACACTGCCTCGGCGGGCGCGACCTGCGCATCAGCGACTGCGAGATCACCGGCAGCGGCGGCAACGGCATCTGGTTGGAAAACGTCGCGGGTGCCATCAGCAACAATATCCTCACCAACATCGCCGGCACCGCCATCGTGTCATTCGACGCGCGCGGCCTGATCGTGGCGCAAAACACCATCCTCGGCACCAACGACAACGGCATCGAGATCCTGCGCACCGCCATCGGCGACGACGGCACGCTGGTGATCGACAACCGCATCGAGGACATCAAGGCCGGGCCCGGCGGCTCCGGCCAGTACGGCAACGCCATCAACGCATTTCGCGCCGGCAATGTGATCGTGTCGGGCAACCGCATCCGCAACTGCGACTACTCGGCAGTGCGCGGCAATTCGGCGTCGAACATCCACATCTCCGGCAACAGCGTCAGCGACGTTCGCGAGGTCGCGCTGTATTCCGAATTCGCCTTCGAGGGCGCGGTGATCTCCGGAAATACGGTGGACGGCGCGGCGGTCGGCGTCTCCGTATGCAACTTCAACGAGGGCGGCCGCATTGCCGTGGTCCAGGGCAACATCATCCGCAACCTGATCCCGAAGCGGCCGGCCGGCACCAAGCCCGACGACGACGCCGGGATCGGCATCTATATCGAGGCCGACAGTTCGGTGACCGGCAATGTGATCGAGAACGCGCCGTCGTTCGGCATCGTCAGCGGCTGGGGCAGGTATCTGCGCGACGTCGCCATCTCCGGCAACGTGATCCGCAACGCCTTCATCGGCATCGGCGTCTCGGTGGCCCAGGGGCCGGCACCACGCTGGTGACCGGCAACATGATCTCCGGCGCGCCGCGCGGCGCGGTGGTCGGCCTCGACCATGCCCGGCCGGTGACGCCGGACCTCACCGCCGACGGCGCGCAGCGCTATGCGCAGGTG
It encodes the following:
- a CDS encoding NAD-dependent succinate-semialdehyde dehydrogenase — protein: MAYQSLNPATGKVLRTFEPLTDAQLEQKLAQAAQCYEMWRRKTYAERAVIVARAAELLHEKADLYARTLTLEMGKRIHEARGEVEFSSSILSYYAENAERFLAPQPLHPTAGEAHMESTPIGVIFCVEPWNFPCYQLARVAGPHLMAGNVLVVKHASNVPQCAIDFEQLWIDAGAPAGLYTNLFVTHDQSDRVIDDRRIKGVALTGSVPAGRSIAARAGQNLKPSSMELGGSDAFIVLDDADMEHTVKWALWGRMYNTGQTCCAAKRFIVVDSVADAFLEKFKLALGALEAGDPLDEKTTLGPMSSEGALVELLGQVDVAVANGAKVAMGGKRVDRVGAYMQPTILTDVAPANPAFRDEFFGPVAMFFRVKDEDAAIALANDSDFGLGGSVFTGDIERGKRVASRVETGMMFINNISWSDAELPFGGIKNSGYGRELGDMGIQAFVNKKLVRINIVDAPL